One stretch of Sediminispirochaeta bajacaliforniensis DSM 16054 DNA includes these proteins:
- a CDS encoding phosphoenolpyruvate carboxykinase (GTP), which yields MNPKYDDLLKSKMSAESYAKLTALKNQKVYDFVGEFAEHCDPASIFVCDDSEKDNQYIRDQALAKGEEHSMALSKQTIHWDGYGDQARDKVNTRYMVYPENLEKMKTLNSVAYDEGYKEIMGIAKDNMKGKDAVVKFFAEGPTGSVFTIPCVQFTDSWYVAHSESILYRTAYEHFLNMKESEKGDFFRFIHSAGKLDDRGCSVDLDNRRIYMDTQNNIVYSMNDQYAGNSVGLKKHSMRLAISKSGKEGWLCEHMFVMACVNKEKNRKTYFTGAYPSACGKTSTAMIPGEQIVGDDIAYFRNINGEFRAVNVEFGMFGIIKDVNAKDDPVIYENLMKDQEVIFSNILLGKDKKPYWLGQGVDAPDEGLNHFGEWKKGVKDAKGNEVGIAHGNARYTMRLDYLDNIDEKGFNAKDGVKVEGILYGGRDSDTTVPVEESPNWKDGILLKAATLESETTSATLGAEGVRKPSPMANMDFVSYPLGEYTINNIKFGESVKNCPKVFSTNYFMRGPKGEFMTSKLAKKVWLHWAEGRIHGEYETYDTPTGKIPLYKDVKELFKKYLDEDFSEADYTYLFTFRCSKWVQKLERTKAFYEKMDANTPKEIYDYWDAAIAKINAAKEKYGDEIKPGDYKG from the coding sequence ATGAATCCAAAATATGACGATCTGCTGAAAAGCAAGATGAGCGCCGAAAGCTATGCTAAGCTTACCGCACTCAAGAATCAAAAGGTGTACGATTTTGTCGGCGAATTTGCCGAACATTGCGATCCCGCCTCTATTTTCGTCTGTGACGACAGCGAAAAAGATAATCAGTACATTCGTGATCAGGCTCTGGCAAAGGGAGAAGAGCATTCCATGGCCCTCTCCAAGCAGACCATCCACTGGGACGGCTACGGTGATCAGGCCCGGGACAAGGTTAATACCCGTTACATGGTCTATCCCGAAAACCTCGAAAAGATGAAAACCCTCAACTCTGTAGCCTATGATGAGGGCTATAAAGAGATCATGGGCATTGCAAAAGACAACATGAAGGGAAAGGATGCGGTGGTTAAGTTTTTCGCCGAAGGACCTACCGGCAGCGTTTTTACCATCCCCTGTGTCCAGTTTACCGACAGCTGGTACGTTGCTCATTCAGAATCGATCCTCTATCGTACCGCTTATGAGCACTTTCTCAACATGAAAGAGAGTGAGAAAGGCGACTTTTTCCGCTTTATTCATTCTGCCGGAAAGCTCGATGATCGAGGTTGCTCGGTAGATCTCGACAATCGTCGGATCTACATGGACACTCAGAATAACATCGTCTACTCGATGAATGATCAGTATGCCGGAAACTCCGTCGGACTGAAGAAACACTCCATGCGCCTTGCCATCAGTAAATCCGGTAAAGAGGGATGGCTGTGTGAGCACATGTTCGTCATGGCGTGTGTGAACAAAGAGAAGAATAGAAAGACCTATTTTACCGGTGCCTATCCTTCTGCCTGTGGAAAGACCTCCACTGCCATGATTCCCGGCGAGCAGATTGTCGGTGACGATATTGCCTACTTCCGCAACATCAATGGTGAATTCCGGGCCGTAAACGTTGAGTTCGGTATGTTCGGTATCATCAAGGATGTAAACGCCAAAGACGATCCTGTTATCTACGAAAACCTGATGAAGGACCAGGAAGTAATCTTCTCCAACATCCTTCTCGGTAAAGACAAGAAACCCTACTGGCTCGGCCAGGGTGTCGATGCTCCCGACGAGGGGCTTAACCATTTCGGCGAATGGAAGAAGGGTGTAAAGGATGCAAAAGGAAACGAGGTCGGTATCGCACATGGTAACGCCCGCTACACCATGCGCCTTGATTACCTCGACAATATCGACGAGAAGGGGTTCAATGCCAAGGATGGTGTAAAGGTCGAAGGCATCCTGTACGGAGGCCGCGACAGCGACACTACCGTTCCTGTCGAAGAGTCCCCCAACTGGAAGGATGGTATTCTCCTGAAGGCTGCCACCCTGGAATCTGAAACCACTTCCGCAACCCTTGGTGCCGAGGGGGTTCGAAAGCCTTCTCCCATGGCAAACATGGACTTTGTTTCCTATCCTTTGGGCGAATACACCATCAACAATATCAAGTTCGGTGAATCTGTAAAGAACTGTCCCAAGGTGTTCAGCACCAACTACTTCATGAGAGGCCCCAAGGGCGAGTTCATGACCAGCAAGCTTGCCAAGAAGGTGTGGCTCCACTGGGCCGAAGGACGAATCCACGGAGAATACGAGACCTACGATACGCCTACCGGAAAGATTCCTCTGTACAAGGATGTGAAGGAACTTTTCAAGAAGTACCTGGATGAGGACTTCTCCGAGGCCGATTACACCTATCTCTTTACCTTCCGCTGCAGTAAATGGGTCCAGAAGCTCGAACGGACCAAGGCCTTCTATGAAAAGATGGATGCCAATACTCCCAAAGAGATCTACGATTACTGGGATGCGGCCATTGCCAAGATCAATGCGGCAAAAGAGAAGTACGGCGACGAAATCAAGCCGGGAGACTACAAGGGTTAA
- a CDS encoding SIS domain-containing protein, whose product MLEEQIIADILKAKKDVGGIDKVFFTACGGSIAAFYPCKFLLESESRKLRRIGYYSANEFVHATPASLDKNSLVIACSHQGTTPETIEAIKLARSKGASTIAFSYAEGSEITKYGDRTIIYEWGPASSEAQQKASKGLRIAIEVLNQLEGWKYYDAAMKGFEALDSVVTRAKEMVRPAARKFAQENALEKLIYTIGSGASFGSAYIEDICILKEMQWIHSSSIHSGEFFHGPLEIADTQTPFLLFLSEGRTRPLDERVLSFLKRYAAKIYTIDVRDLGINVIDDTVSEYFSPLVLTNIVALYNEELAYIRKHPLMTRRYMWKVKY is encoded by the coding sequence GTGCTTGAAGAACAAATTATTGCCGATATTTTGAAGGCAAAAAAAGATGTAGGTGGAATCGACAAGGTATTTTTTACCGCCTGTGGTGGATCGATTGCAGCCTTTTATCCCTGTAAGTTCCTTCTGGAGAGCGAAAGCCGAAAACTTAGGAGGATCGGCTACTACTCTGCTAATGAATTTGTCCATGCAACTCCCGCATCGTTGGACAAAAATTCTCTTGTCATTGCCTGTTCTCATCAGGGCACCACACCCGAGACGATTGAAGCCATTAAGCTTGCAAGATCGAAGGGTGCCTCGACCATAGCCTTTAGCTATGCCGAAGGATCGGAAATTACAAAATACGGCGACCGGACAATTATTTATGAATGGGGACCTGCTTCGTCTGAGGCGCAACAGAAAGCCAGTAAGGGACTCAGAATTGCGATTGAGGTCCTCAATCAACTTGAGGGGTGGAAGTATTACGATGCCGCAATGAAGGGATTCGAGGCGCTTGATTCCGTCGTTACCAGGGCCAAAGAGATGGTACGGCCTGCGGCAAGAAAATTTGCACAGGAAAATGCGCTTGAAAAGCTTATCTACACGATCGGCAGCGGAGCAAGTTTTGGTTCCGCATATATCGAGGATATCTGCATTCTAAAAGAGATGCAGTGGATCCATTCCTCAAGCATCCACAGCGGGGAATTTTTTCATGGCCCCCTGGAAATCGCAGATACGCAGACCCCGTTCTTGCTGTTTTTAAGTGAGGGGAGGACTCGCCCTCTTGATGAGCGTGTGCTTTCATTTCTGAAACGTTACGCCGCAAAGATCTACACGATCGATGTTCGGGATTTAGGAATTAATGTAATTGATGATACCGTTTCCGAATATTTTTCTCCTCTTGTGTTGACGAACATTGTTGCCCTTTACAATGAGGAGCTGGCATATATTCGTAAGCATCCATTGATGACCAGACGATACATGTGGAAAGTCAAATATTAA
- a CDS encoding GntR family transcriptional regulator has translation MDDISKSNSVPLYEQIVQVIRKRIADGTYAYDTRIPSETELSKEFDVSRITVRNSINKLVEEHLLVKKQGKGTFVINKKIERNIEEFMGFSDICQLKNMIPSARVISVKMINPDDIDTDVLNASPDQKIIEVIRVRYADDEPVIIEYLHFTQEFLFLLKENLEESLYGILRERGIVPQKATKIIELCYASPNEAELLGIKNKSALILMEDYVYDGNSRPIHRCRQLIRGDRFKFVIPVT, from the coding sequence ATGGACGATATAAGTAAGTCCAATAGTGTGCCTCTGTATGAACAAATTGTTCAGGTGATACGAAAAAGAATTGCAGATGGAACATACGCTTACGATACTCGCATACCGTCGGAAACGGAGTTGAGCAAAGAGTTTGATGTCAGCAGGATTACTGTGCGTAACTCGATAAATAAGCTTGTAGAAGAGCATCTATTGGTCAAAAAGCAGGGGAAAGGCACCTTTGTCATTAATAAGAAAATAGAACGTAATATTGAAGAGTTTATGGGCTTTTCCGATATCTGCCAGCTTAAAAACATGATTCCCTCCGCACGGGTTATCAGCGTGAAAATGATTAATCCGGATGATATTGATACGGACGTCCTCAATGCTTCTCCGGATCAGAAGATCATTGAAGTGATTAGAGTTCGCTATGCCGATGATGAACCTGTCATTATCGAATATCTTCATTTTACGCAGGAGTTTTTGTTTCTGCTCAAAGAGAATTTGGAAGAATCACTCTATGGGATATTGCGTGAGAGAGGAATTGTACCCCAAAAGGCTACAAAGATCATCGAGTTGTGTTATGCTTCGCCCAATGAGGCGGAACTTTTGGGAATTAAGAATAAGAGTGCACTCATTCTTATGGAAGACTATGTGTATGACGGCAATAGCAGACCTATCCATCGATGCAGACAGCTGATTCGGGGAGACCGCTTTAAATTTGTTATTCCAGTGACATAA
- a CDS encoding cyclic nucleotide-binding domain-containing protein encodes MGLIALVNSDRTVLGKVRGAFRRGGKNLGYSVRVIAAEHRVQESLNYDLPELVMINCGDPVIRLSAIADQVRRDSWLHSFGIIGLYDSSKQDEKALAEELRDLNLLVMLDYSRIRSHLLKCVSIIIENWQLIFQKEVSNRLVENMSGSFLIENDTLAVPIYASIPVTNLVQMGFLHSEDKMGLQLALSELIVNAIEHGNCGITYEEKSAGMAHGLSVVDLVMEKCTDPEINKKRVRFTWESDKKKTKFVIRDEGLGFDVSSMRQKTASQDPYAFHGRGIKMAELFCSELSYNDKGNEVSFTVYHSEGDGRQTPEGFSGEEVICPSKGDQIFSEGEQGDFLYYISSGHFSVYHKGHQVGILTPADIFMGEMSFLLNNRRSATVIADEDAKLVKISRKSFVEVMKHYPYYGIFLSKLLARKLARSNEERTALA; translated from the coding sequence ATGGGACTCATTGCATTGGTGAACTCCGACAGGACGGTGCTGGGAAAGGTTCGAGGGGCCTTCCGTCGAGGTGGAAAAAATCTCGGATACTCGGTTCGTGTGATTGCTGCCGAGCATAGGGTGCAGGAGTCTTTGAATTATGACTTACCGGAGCTTGTGATGATAAATTGCGGGGATCCGGTTATTCGTTTATCCGCCATTGCGGATCAGGTCAGGAGAGATTCCTGGCTCCACAGCTTCGGTATTATCGGGCTTTACGATTCCTCGAAGCAGGACGAAAAGGCCCTTGCCGAAGAACTTCGGGACCTCAATCTTTTAGTGATGCTTGATTACAGCAGGATCAGGAGCCATCTCTTAAAATGTGTCTCCATTATCATTGAGAACTGGCAACTTATTTTCCAGAAAGAGGTATCCAATCGCCTCGTTGAGAATATGAGCGGTTCTTTCCTTATTGAGAACGATACCCTGGCGGTCCCTATCTATGCGAGCATTCCCGTTACCAACCTGGTTCAGATGGGCTTTTTACATTCCGAGGATAAGATGGGATTACAGCTTGCCCTTTCCGAACTGATTGTCAACGCCATTGAGCATGGCAACTGCGGCATTACCTATGAAGAGAAAAGCGCGGGAATGGCGCATGGCCTGAGCGTGGTCGACCTGGTAATGGAAAAATGTACTGATCCGGAGATCAACAAAAAGCGGGTACGCTTTACCTGGGAAAGCGACAAGAAAAAGACGAAGTTTGTAATCCGGGATGAGGGGCTGGGCTTCGATGTTTCTTCGATGCGCCAAAAGACTGCATCTCAGGACCCCTATGCTTTTCACGGCCGTGGAATAAAGATGGCGGAGTTATTTTGCAGCGAACTTTCCTATAATGACAAAGGAAATGAGGTGAGCTTTACGGTCTACCATTCTGAGGGGGACGGCCGTCAGACCCCGGAAGGGTTCTCGGGAGAAGAGGTCATATGTCCCAGTAAGGGTGATCAAATATTCAGCGAGGGAGAGCAGGGGGATTTCCTTTATTACATCTCCAGCGGCCATTTTTCCGTTTATCACAAGGGACATCAGGTAGGAATCCTGACTCCAGCGGATATATTCATGGGAGAAATGAGCTTTTTGCTGAATAATCGGCGGAGTGCAACCGTCATTGCCGATGAGGATGCCAAGCTGGTAAAGATCAGCCGAAAGTCTTTTGTTGAGGTAATGAAGCACTATCCCTATTACGGCATTTTCCTTTCAAAACTACTTGCCAGGAAGCTTGCCCGTTCGAACGAAGAACGCACGGCCCTTGCCTGA
- a CDS encoding DMT family transporter: MEQREHRTPAATKGVLQVLFAALLWSTSGVVVRGIKTLPFIYLLYRNSLTAAILWPFCGGHKLKQIRSAWKPLVVVSLSYSLYVGGFVIATRLLGAATAIAMQYTAPVYLFIFYLFRNRYISIRQEYPKLLMLCGVVMNAIATIRDFSFPMLLPAFCCGIGFALFTRAMKRLADLDTFFVVAVVNAASALVFFLLAHPYDNYHVLLITKDELFIIFFASVTVNVVSYILFGLGIKSISSLEASCITLIEPVMNPLWVLLILGEAPSLTDVLFLLIIIVSLLLEVVLVFRHDNHQYS, translated from the coding sequence ATGGAACAAAGAGAACACAGGACTCCTGCTGCAACAAAAGGGGTGTTGCAGGTCCTTTTTGCAGCACTACTGTGGAGTACCTCCGGGGTTGTTGTAAGAGGGATTAAAACACTCCCTTTTATCTATCTTTTGTATCGGAATAGCCTTACGGCAGCCATTTTGTGGCCCTTTTGCGGAGGGCACAAGCTAAAACAAATCAGATCTGCTTGGAAACCCCTGGTGGTGGTAAGCCTTAGCTATTCCCTTTATGTAGGGGGCTTTGTCATTGCAACTCGGCTCTTGGGGGCTGCCACCGCTATTGCTATGCAATATACTGCTCCCGTCTATCTTTTCATCTTTTATCTTTTTCGAAATCGATATATTTCGATACGGCAGGAATACCCGAAACTACTCATGCTATGTGGTGTTGTTATGAATGCCATTGCAACGATTCGGGATTTTTCTTTTCCCATGCTGCTACCGGCATTCTGTTGCGGAATCGGTTTTGCTCTTTTTACCAGAGCCATGAAACGCCTTGCCGATCTTGATACCTTTTTTGTGGTAGCGGTGGTTAATGCTGCCAGTGCACTCGTTTTTTTCCTGCTTGCACATCCTTATGATAATTATCATGTACTTCTTATTACAAAAGATGAGCTTTTCATCATTTTTTTTGCCTCTGTAACGGTAAATGTGGTTTCCTATATCCTGTTCGGGCTTGGGATCAAGAGCATTTCCTCTTTGGAAGCTTCTTGTATCACTTTGATTGAGCCTGTGATGAATCCCCTTTGGGTCCTGCTTATATTGGGAGAGGCTCCTTCATTGACAGATGTTCTCTTTTTATTGATCATCATTGTATCGTTATTGCTTGAAGTGGTACTGGTATTCAGGCATGATAACCACCAATATTCGTAA
- a CDS encoding carbohydrate ABC transporter permease, whose translation MKVKQSTPYLYVLPGLLLVMGFVYIPVFANFVYSFFSLSSYSRGMTCVGLKNYQRLCTDPIILVILRNNILYVLISLIVQVGFGTFLAILIESKLCGPLRVLYRNVFFFPALMSLTAVGLLWQFVYTPKMGLLNSLLRSIGLDSLQHAWLGEGQIAIFAIIAMSQWQFTGYITILMIVAIQKVPQEYYEAARIDGANSFQRVINITIPSVKEQLVVCSIITIIGAFKLFTEVYVTTSGGPGNSTQVLGTYLYQQAFLYDDLGMAASVGIVILIITFTISLLNLRIARSGEE comes from the coding sequence ATGAAAGTCAAACAATCGACACCATATCTGTATGTACTTCCCGGTCTACTGCTTGTTATGGGCTTTGTCTATATTCCTGTTTTTGCAAACTTTGTGTACAGCTTTTTTTCTTTGAGTTCCTATTCCCGAGGGATGACATGTGTCGGGCTAAAAAACTATCAGAGGTTATGTACTGATCCGATCATTCTGGTTATTTTACGGAATAATATTCTCTATGTTCTTATTTCCTTAATTGTCCAGGTAGGATTCGGTACCTTCCTTGCTATCTTAATTGAGTCGAAGTTATGCGGTCCGTTACGTGTTTTGTATCGGAACGTTTTCTTTTTTCCAGCCCTGATGTCCTTGACTGCGGTTGGTTTGCTGTGGCAATTTGTGTATACACCTAAGATGGGATTATTGAATTCCCTACTCAGGAGTATCGGTCTCGATTCCCTGCAGCATGCATGGCTTGGCGAGGGCCAGATAGCAATCTTCGCAATCATAGCCATGAGTCAGTGGCAATTTACCGGATATATCACAATATTGATGATTGTCGCGATTCAAAAGGTTCCTCAGGAGTACTATGAAGCCGCCCGAATCGACGGGGCGAATTCTTTTCAGCGCGTTATCAATATCACGATACCTTCTGTGAAAGAGCAACTTGTCGTTTGTTCTATTATTACCATCATCGGTGCATTTAAGCTCTTCACCGAAGTGTATGTCACTACCTCAGGTGGACCGGGCAACAGTACTCAGGTTTTAGGGACATATCTGTATCAGCAAGCCTTTCTCTATGATGATCTTGGTATGGCCGCATCCGTCGGCATAGTCATTTTAATCATAACGTTTACTATTTCGTTGTTGAATCTACGCATAGCAAGGTCGGGGGAGGAGTAG
- a CDS encoding NAD(P)-dependent oxidoreductase, whose translation MTLLVWLTSKETECWNLSYNQEIRLKKALPQWKIIVVRDADAFVSALPRADAIASWLFRQEWFALASSLQLLKTPAAGLDYFEISPPGHIIFEGSRFHGLLMAETAIGYLLAHARGICRAERSMSKESAQEKSWPRWELAGQMRTLKGSRLTILGFGAIGSEAGRRASLLGCKVTGIKQRPISHLPVWFGPEDRLFATEKEPLASLFLRILPRTDHLLIVLPGDRKTDAIIGKKELSLLPDNAGIYNIGRGNAIEESALIDHLAKHPAAEAFLDVFEREPLPAASPLRACNNAYLMPHLSAAAPEYLDLFIDELAARCLALVY comes from the coding sequence ATGACGTTATTGGTATGGCTTACAAGTAAGGAAACGGAATGCTGGAACCTTTCGTACAATCAGGAAATACGGCTGAAGAAAGCGTTACCCCAATGGAAGATCATAGTTGTTCGTGATGCAGACGCCTTCGTTTCCGCATTGCCAAGGGCCGATGCAATAGCTTCATGGCTTTTTCGTCAGGAGTGGTTTGCCCTTGCTTCGTCGCTTCAACTGTTGAAAACTCCGGCCGCCGGGCTCGATTATTTTGAGATCTCCCCACCTGGACATATAATCTTCGAAGGAAGCAGATTCCACGGCCTTCTGATGGCGGAAACGGCAATAGGCTACCTCCTGGCTCATGCCAGAGGAATTTGCAGAGCCGAACGGAGCATGAGCAAGGAGTCCGCACAGGAAAAAAGCTGGCCCCGCTGGGAGCTTGCCGGACAGATGCGGACCTTGAAAGGGAGCAGACTGACAATTCTCGGCTTTGGGGCCATTGGCAGCGAAGCAGGCCGCAGGGCCTCACTACTCGGCTGTAAGGTCACCGGTATCAAACAAAGACCGATATCGCATCTGCCTGTATGGTTCGGTCCGGAGGATCGGCTTTTTGCAACAGAAAAGGAACCTTTGGCATCGCTTTTTCTGCGAATTCTCCCCAGGACCGACCACCTGCTCATCGTTTTGCCGGGAGATAGGAAGACCGATGCGATCATCGGCAAGAAAGAACTTTCCCTTCTGCCTGATAACGCCGGAATCTATAATATCGGAAGGGGAAACGCCATAGAAGAATCGGCATTGATAGACCATTTAGCAAAGCACCCAGCAGCAGAGGCCTTCCTCGATGTATTTGAACGGGAACCACTGCCTGCAGCATCTCCGCTAAGGGCCTGCAACAATGCCTATCTCATGCCCCACCTCTCGGCCGCAGCGCCCGAATATCTGGATCTATTTATCGACGAGCTGGCGGCGAGATGTCTTGCCCTTGTGTATTGA
- a CDS encoding PfkB family carbohydrate kinase has product MLRVLGLGDNVVDKYRTDRIMYPGGNALNFSVYAKHLHCHSAYMGVIGDDLPAWHIFSVLRELDIDISRTRVEAGENGFAEVEIRNGDRVFVGSNKGGVAKTHPIILNYIDDQYIKTFDLIHTSCFSYLDDFLPHISSLNPYLSYDFSTSFTAERCEKVCPYIFSAALSCSHLPDDEIDELITSIQKFGCKIIIASKGMRGVSVAVGDLRINQNAIPIHIVDSMGAGDSLLTAFLVHSLEILKRRADGKHPEDMEESKIRLALAAAVVFATQNCMKHGSFGYGCQY; this is encoded by the coding sequence ATGCTGAGAGTATTGGGACTCGGAGATAATGTTGTAGACAAATATCGGACGGATCGGATCATGTATCCGGGTGGGAACGCCCTGAATTTCAGCGTATATGCAAAGCACCTGCATTGCCATTCCGCATATATGGGAGTTATAGGGGATGATCTGCCTGCATGGCATATTTTCTCTGTTTTACGTGAACTTGATATTGATATTTCAAGGACAAGAGTAGAAGCCGGAGAAAACGGATTTGCCGAAGTAGAGATTCGCAACGGAGATAGGGTTTTTGTGGGATCCAACAAAGGAGGTGTTGCGAAAACACATCCGATCATACTGAACTATATAGATGACCAATACATAAAAACCTTTGATTTGATTCATACAAGCTGTTTTAGCTATCTTGACGATTTTTTGCCGCACATTAGCTCGTTGAATCCGTATCTATCCTATGATTTTTCGACCAGTTTTACCGCGGAGAGATGCGAAAAGGTTTGTCCTTATATTTTCTCGGCTGCCTTATCCTGTAGCCATTTACCTGATGACGAGATCGATGAGCTCATTACATCCATACAGAAGTTTGGGTGCAAGATTATTATAGCCTCGAAAGGAATGCGTGGAGTCTCTGTTGCCGTAGGTGATCTTCGGATTAATCAGAATGCGATTCCTATACATATCGTCGATTCCATGGGAGCCGGAGATTCCTTGTTAACGGCCTTTTTAGTCCACTCTCTTGAAATTTTGAAGCGCAGGGCCGATGGAAAACACCCTGAGGATATGGAGGAGAGCAAGATCCGGCTCGCCTTGGCCGCAGCCGTTGTTTTTGCGACACAAAATTGCATGAAGCACGGCTCCTTTGGGTACGGATGCCAGTATTGA
- a CDS encoding ABC transporter substrate-binding protein, whose product MKKRVVLLAVLVVVFSIPLVWSEGKQEANSGDTITLKLFHRFPEANYSAFIAQVIKEYETSHPNVHIEVVSAANAPYKEKLKVVLGSEQGPDIFFGWVGDFSNRFIRENLVLDLTPYYEGDSQWQNYMITSLVEPFYYKEKLYGMPFRVSGKAFYYNKALFNKYGITIPKTYKELIAVCKAFKAKGITPIAYGNQEIWPSSHYIGTLNQKVVDNETRLRDYNPETGSFTDPGYVRALELYQELMQYVNDYPNGLSHEMARQSFANQETAMMYMETIEVNYLEDAMTTPFKYGMFPFPAVIDGKGDQGYITGAPEGFWCSSKTKYPDEAVAFLKYLTGPEVGKKQIREIRWFNGTKGQIDGSFTDEPIRDAYNMILNASGLAYWLDNDLHAKLVDRYLTGVSELTNGDITPEALMKDIQDLAKIVRSEF is encoded by the coding sequence GTGAAAAAGAGAGTGGTATTATTGGCGGTTTTGGTTGTAGTTTTTTCGATCCCGCTTGTGTGGTCGGAAGGTAAACAGGAAGCGAATAGTGGAGATACTATTACCCTTAAGTTGTTTCATCGTTTTCCGGAAGCCAATTACAGTGCTTTCATTGCTCAGGTAATTAAAGAGTATGAAACATCCCACCCGAATGTGCACATTGAAGTGGTATCGGCGGCAAATGCTCCTTACAAGGAAAAACTGAAAGTTGTTCTCGGCTCTGAACAAGGTCCTGATATTTTTTTTGGTTGGGTAGGTGATTTTTCAAATCGATTCATCCGTGAAAATCTGGTCTTGGATCTGACCCCTTATTACGAGGGGGACTCACAATGGCAGAATTATATGATCACCAGTTTGGTCGAACCCTTTTACTACAAGGAAAAACTGTATGGTATGCCCTTTCGGGTAAGCGGTAAAGCCTTCTACTATAACAAAGCACTTTTTAATAAATACGGAATAACGATACCGAAGACCTATAAAGAACTGATAGCCGTCTGCAAAGCCTTTAAAGCCAAAGGCATCACTCCCATCGCATATGGGAACCAAGAGATTTGGCCTTCATCACATTACATTGGTACATTGAATCAGAAAGTTGTAGATAACGAGACCCGCCTACGGGATTACAATCCGGAGACGGGGAGCTTTACTGATCCCGGATATGTCAGGGCGTTAGAACTGTATCAAGAACTTATGCAGTATGTAAATGATTATCCCAACGGATTGTCCCATGAGATGGCCCGACAAAGCTTCGCGAATCAGGAAACCGCGATGATGTATATGGAAACAATTGAGGTGAATTACCTTGAAGATGCTATGACAACACCCTTTAAATATGGGATGTTTCCATTTCCTGCCGTTATCGATGGTAAGGGTGATCAGGGATATATTACAGGTGCTCCAGAGGGGTTCTGGTGTTCGAGTAAGACGAAATATCCCGATGAGGCTGTGGCATTTCTTAAATACCTGACAGGCCCGGAGGTCGGGAAAAAGCAGATTAGAGAGATTCGCTGGTTCAACGGGACAAAGGGGCAAATTGACGGCTCATTTACCGATGAGCCGATCCGCGATGCATACAACATGATTCTTAATGCTTCCGGGCTTGCCTATTGGCTTGATAATGATCTCCACGCGAAATTGGTAGACAGATATCTTACCGGTGTATCTGAGCTGACAAACGGAGATATCACGCCGGAAGCCCTTATGAAGGATATTCAGGATCTGGCAAAGATCGTCAGATCGGAATTTTAG
- a CDS encoding carbohydrate ABC transporter permease: MESTKDFRVIPSWSVQKRKSLLLGIALHVLMLLLVVLVLLPFGWMIINSLKTNNQLFLNSLSLPEGLHFENYQNAWIQGLSAYYKNSIVVSSVSLILIVMVSALTAYGISRFSFKGNRLIFFIILGGMTLSEQVALVPLFKMLTKLGMYNTYAALILPYIAFRIPFSTFLIRAYMLSIPGELEDAAYIDGYNSWQVFKSIIIPLSKPILASCALVNLQFVWNEFMFALVFIEDIKKMTIPVGLMAFKGQLRIDYVVLLSGIIIATLPMIVVFMLLQKHFIRGLTSGAVKG; the protein is encoded by the coding sequence ATGGAGTCGACCAAAGATTTTCGTGTTATTCCTTCTTGGAGCGTGCAAAAGCGAAAGAGTCTGTTACTTGGTATAGCATTACATGTCCTGATGCTTTTGCTTGTGGTGTTGGTTCTTCTTCCTTTTGGGTGGATGATCATCAATTCACTTAAAACGAACAATCAATTATTTCTCAACTCTTTGTCCCTTCCTGAGGGACTCCATTTTGAAAACTATCAAAACGCGTGGATTCAAGGACTATCCGCCTATTACAAGAACTCGATTGTCGTCAGTTCCGTCTCCCTGATCCTGATTGTTATGGTCAGTGCTTTGACAGCCTATGGAATCAGCAGATTTTCCTTTAAAGGCAACAGGCTTATTTTCTTTATCATTCTTGGAGGAATGACCCTTTCAGAACAGGTCGCCCTGGTTCCTCTGTTTAAGATGCTTACAAAACTTGGCATGTATAATACCTATGCGGCATTGATTCTTCCCTATATTGCTTTCAGAATACCGTTTTCGACATTTCTCATACGGGCCTACATGCTGTCGATTCCCGGAGAGCTGGAGGATGCCGCCTACATTGACGGATACAATAGCTGGCAGGTTTTTAAAAGCATCATCATTCCTTTGAGTAAACCCATACTCGCTTCCTGTGCGTTGGTAAACCTCCAGTTTGTCTGGAATGAGTTTATGTTTGCCTTGGTGTTCATTGAGGATATAAAAAAGATGACCATTCCTGTTGGCCTTATGGCATTCAAAGGACAGCTCCGTATTGATTATGTAGTACTTTTATCCGGAATCATCATCGCAACACTTCCGATGATTGTTGTCTTTATGCTTCTTCAGAAACACTTTATCCGAGGGCTCACCTCTGGAGCCGTAAAAGGATAA